DNA sequence from the Vicia villosa cultivar HV-30 ecotype Madison, WI linkage group LG3, Vvil1.0, whole genome shotgun sequence genome:
attttttggACTTTTATTTTTGTGATAAGCAAATAAAAAGAAAGACATTATAGTTTTTAGATTTTTATATTGTTTCTTACTAATGGTTCTAGTTGAAAGGAAACAATAGAATTTACATTAACAATCTAAAATTACAGCTAgtattttttatagtttaattaaaaagaaaacaaactatactaaactaatttaatttagaaACTAGGTAAACTTAAAATAAAGGAACACAaactattgaaggatagaaaaacacttagaaaggggggggtttgaataagtgtagctttaaaaactttacagataaaaataaattgcacagttatttttatcctggttcgttgttaactaaactactccagtcaacccccgcagagatgatttacctcaactgaggatttaatccactaatcgcacggattacaatggttttccacttagtcagcaactaagtcttccagagtcttctgatcacacactgatcactccaggaacaactgcttagataccctctaagacttttctagagtatactgatccacacgatcactctagttacaacctgcttagataacctctaagacttcctagagtattctgatccacacgatcactctagttacttacaacttaatgtaatcaattctaagagtttacaattgcttcttaaaagcgataatcacaaactgtgatatttctcttaatgtttaagcttaatctcactaaaatattacaacagcaatgtagtgagctttgatgaagatgaagattctgagttttgatttgaacagcgtttgagcaagtttaatatgagttgttttggtgcagaatcgttaaccttgcttctcatcagaacttcatatttataggcgttggagaagatgaccgttgagtgcatttaatgctttgcgtgttccgtacagcatcgcatttaatgttatacgcttttgtcaactacctcgagccttgttcacgctgtgtctactgacgtagcctttaatagcttttaacgttccttttgtcagtcagcgtagcttgccacttgtactttcttctgatctgatgtttgtaaatacaacgtttgaatatcatcagagtcaaacagcttggtgcaaagcatcttctgatcttctgaccttgaagtgcttctgagcgtgataccatcagaacttcagtgcttctgttctcttgttcttctgatgcttccatagacccatgttctgattctgcttcgaccatcttctgatgtcttgccagaccatgttctgatgttgcatgctgaaccctttgagacaaagcttctgagcgctgaattatgcgtactctttatatatttcctgaaaaggaaattgcattggattagagtaccatattatctaaagcaaaattcatattattgttatcatcaaaactaagataattgatcagaacaaatcttgttctaacaactatAACAATAACAAAGAAATAGAGCACACAGTGCAGTGCAGTATATGAGAAGGATTTTCTTCAATTCCTTTCACCGAAACCGAAACGAAGTTTAAAGTAAATAATTACAAGCTTTGACTTTTCCACAACATATCTTAATCACTCAATTAAAGACACATGGCAATTATGAAATTATAACAACAGCAACACACATATAGAAGAGAATAGAAAGTAACAACCCAAATAAATTCATGCTTCTCTCTGTCTAAGATTCACGATTCTCctttcttaaaaataaaaataaaaataaaaataaaatctcttctcctttttttcaatAACATTCAACAGCATGATCCAAGCACAAGTTTTATATGAAACTGACATAAGAAGAAGTACCTTGCGTGCTGACAGTGACAAGATCTCGCACACAACACGCTTGAGCACTTGCAAAGGTGATGGGAGCCGTCAACAGTGTGGAGCAGCTTTCCGGTGTTGAGGTTGAGGTCCGATGGTGGTGATTTGCAGGCGGCTCTGGTTCATCGGCAAGAGTACCGCTCAGATCTGTTGGCTGTGGCGGTCGGTGTCGTCGTGGTCTTCGCGGCGGAGACGGTGGTTTTCGGTTGATGTAAGTGGCGCGAAGGTGAGGACGGTCGCTTGGGATTCGCGGCGTGGACTCGTGTCAAAGCTTTGTTCTCCGTCGATGATGATTGTGGCTTGTTGTTGCTGTGCCGTGTTGTGATTCGGCAAGGTTGTACGGCTGGGTCTGACTTCTGCGTTTTCCAGCGTGTGGAACAGCTTCAGATTGCATCGGTCATCTTCTTCTTTTCTCATATTCCTGCAAAAGAAAACATGAACTATATTGTTGTGTTGTTAGTTTGAAGACTTGTACAGGTTATTGGCTTGTGGATTGAAGGCAGCGGAGTTATGATTTGGAGAGAACTTTAGACTTAAGTTTGTTCTTCATCTTCTCCGGCTTCTCTTTAATCTCCGGTTCTTCTTTTTTCtgcaaaaaataaacaaaccacTTTGTATCGTGTTGTGAAAAGGTGATGTTAGCATTGTTACATGTTTGAAAAACTGAAAATTTGTGGAAATCGGTGTGTGAAAATTTTGTACCGTCGAAACTGTCGAATAAGGGTTAGTGTCTCtcctatttataaaataatattaggttaacctaaaaggaaaaataaaataaattggtctaacaattaaataatataattaaaagctccaaaattaaattaaattaatttggatttcaaatatcttatttaattaaattagatcaATTTTAGAACTACttctaaaaatcaaataaaacttatcttttttgggatttttgaatattttagaatttttattgattttttgacTGAAAGGTGCATAAAAtggaaaattgactattttaaaaaaaagaatatttaattaatacgaaaattaaagttaaataattaaaaacttattttttgtaattttatgaatataaacaaaaataaaattaaaactaaagttagtatcagataaaaggaaaaaaaatgttAGAAGCGGGATTCGAATTTGGGACTCTGAATTTGCAAACATCACTTCCTTACCGACCGGActatgtcaattatttgaaataaaaggaCAAACAGAAATATATTCGGGCAAATTTTAggatatgacagctgcccctgttcaattttcttaaacctgaagatgtagactggcatgtgtgcctgtaggaatctgagggtagaagaggattgaatactagaatgcccagaaatttgcccttgctgaagtagggactcttgtcggagatgggcttaaagatgccatccaggccttgagagaaagtttattggagattgatcgtgtcagcaccgttcgtagtaactaaattagatctaaatcttttgaactattcatggaggatactcgaaactaagtatctgaactaaatcatcgtcttgattatctctgaactatcttcgaaataattgtcaaaacctctgtcttgattatctctgagctatctttggaagatatccaaaattaagcgtcaaaattaaatctctgttttgattatctctgaactatctttggaagatatccaaaattaagtgtcagaactaaatctttgttttgattatctctgaactatctttggaggatacccaaaattaagtgtcagaactaaatctttgttttgattatctctgaactatctttggagaatacccggaactaagtatcagaattaaatttttgtcttgaatgagcgtcagaattaaatcgttgacttgattatctctgcactatatctagaagacaatgtttatttgattgtagAAATAGGCTGAAAGAGAAACATTAATTtcatgcaatgtcgtgatgcatgcattgtaattttcgaaatgaatgagagtgttatgcctaTGCAAagaggcgtatgtatgttatgtatgaatttactatgatacatgatgtatgaacatgatttatgctatttggagtatctcgattgagaaaataaatccttctattgttgtaattttgatgtttgatcttgtcttgaagatacacagttggggatttatgatttctgcttggggatgatcagtaacttgatgtacccttgattgggaaaaaaaatattagtaaaccatgttggagaagagccaaGTGTTGGAgagtaaactctgttggggagccatgtctttgtcgggacgagagcatttgaagatatcttcttaatgattactctgtggggatatgatcttgtgaacctggCTTTGTGAGGAGACATGGGTGTTTCGAAAGATGCCCCCagcattatagtaactaccattcctggttTTGATTAGGATAcatcactgagtattgatcaagatgtcaaactggacttgcatagaattgcccctgctagtaggaacttttggaaagattcgcctcgcgaggactttatgagatgcactatgggcgacatgcccctagtaatcataggcccaggacaatgtcccatgttggttgggaagtagcttcagatctacttggatgcatgcccctgattgttttggcatccttgagagattctcggaatcttgacttgattgccccagattgattggacaaaacatgtcatgccccttgtatacgtaagagacatggcttcttggagtaattttgtttgtcgggataactcttagtcattagttgtaccctgtgcaaattctttctattgctaacatttgaaattatgtagcagaatatgtttaataatgtattcatgagatgcaatgcatacgtttgtcttgagtttttgaaaaacgttaaagcaggagatgtaaaagcgcgatgtttgtaaaaacatgatatttttgtaaaagcgaaatatcgactcagcattttagtaaaccttaaggagtcgagATACCtctttggtgacaatatgctttcgaactaaccatgcttcaattaggactttcaagggttgtaacgtggcttggttcacggtttaagaaacaaaggataatggctcaaaattggattgtacccacccctcttcgtgatgatcttcagtcctaagctcagttaattcaacttatgcattcagattctaatagacttttggatttgcacctttgataatgatgatggttcacaagcagagagaacttttgagatggcagtcacttcttccttttggtagtcataacattatgttgttcaggaatttattgacttctcttttttcatcttttgatatccctaacttttgcctgaactgtctattttgagcttacagtcagcgggatgccttgatttttgcctaagtctttgtgatttttgacttagcaggcttttctttgtatatatgtttttcatttcatttttttttgaaagatattgactgccttgcttaatgattgatgaaccatcattggcttttgattgacatctccaacacttctttgatgtgtgcggatgaacgcttgtgattgaaacctttgttgaaaggtgtactgaatgattctcttaaaatagaatgcacagccaaattaactgagaactaccctgccccaggttatgatcaagggttttaattagtacaagaaagaaacttctacttcttaagCTCAATGGGGTtggcgagggattaacatccttatatctccactgtttaggaattgaaataatgcctgtacatcgtcagcatagtccgctcaaaagcatactgtatgaggttgcggtatcgttttcgtcatcctcccttaaaaggcttacaacttagcaggagttgaatatcacaaaacatatgcaaagtaaagacgcaatttaaaatgagtgatagcgaaataatttattcaagacaaatatatgcaatgcactgatgatgattattaaaacagataatgtctatcatgagtcaaatgtttaatcaaacaggaaagaacttgcaactgaaagtagatctaatgatccaaaagttcgtccgtcgagacgtcaatcaatcttgtcatgactaggcataggagcggtgatcaccacaggggtttcaggagggttggatttgatttctccgtcattgatcagatcttgaatcttattctttaatgtccagcaattgtttgtgtaatgtccaagactgttggaatggtacgcgcacctcgcattgggtttatagtcaggagtgtaggtgttagaattcgttggctcaattgccctgagcgtctggatcatatgagtgaattgattgttgtgactcagttggcgtgattccattatcgtgactcagttgtcgtgactttgttgtcgtgattccattatcgtgactcagttgtcatgattccattatcgtgactcagttgtcgtgacttcgttgtcgtgattccattatcgtgactcagttgtcgtgattccattatcgtgactcagttgtcgtgacttcattgtcggaGACGGGCTTGCGGGTGCCGTCTAAAAGAGATACTTGTCAAAATTCTAAAGGGTCATGCTTTCAAAATATGCACATGATAGggattttcagaatgtccggggttcgagcttccagaatgtatatctgatgtaggtgtcttcagaatgtctggagggatatgctttccagaatgtatatgtgacagagattgatttgttgatggtatttgtctgaccagttggtcgacctgaaaggcaaagttagttttatgtgatgttatgaatgcaaatgcaatcttttcaaggatctttaggaatttagttagcaacatttagaaaatgatttggtcgcgtctttgtctgaagaaatccgaattttgtctttgaacgtctttctttgagaatcaagctcaccatgtcgagtgggtcatcgcctctgattcaggatacttctgaatttgacagtacatggctagaggaaaataaatcctcttgccccttgataggtactgaatctctgaattggaaggcatgtgactagaggaaaataaatcctcttgcccctagataggaattcattccttgataagagcacctgaaattgcgcgccctaaatccctaagatccttgaaagggttagttaaatcatgttatgcttatgatgtcatgatgttatgcgaatggaGTTCGTTAGACTTAgcgcgagatggtaaggacaaacaagtcctttcaacaaaacctgcgaggaaatgaaggttagtagtaaacacaaacaagtcacacgaGTCAcataatttttggcttaaggcttgcatggagtctgatcaggtgtccttcccaagagtatttctatggataaggagatttcagcaacgggttctaccaagtgactccgaattgtcagccccctctaaagcaccctcgaacatggtacatgcataccacgtaatgatactttaggaagaaacctatctgagctgtagtatcgggtagcgaccataacttggcatgcaccaagaatagccctcccactacgttcctaaaagtcaggatgagttaaaggtgactaaaggtccttgagctccgacgcacccaaagatacatgcataaacctctctcattcaaaagaggtacacaataaccagtagaggtctaactcaagcgcgaacttcattttgaccaaccccaagcatgcacaaggggggtctccatgactatgccgctcctaatcttaagtgttcttgaatccgggaataggattcgtccttcaattttcacaaaacagccctgaaaaataaaacaagcaaagcaaacaatagaaaacatttaagtgattcctaaacttttaaggtaaaccctcttttaatcgaaaaatccccagcagagtcgccagttctgtcgcacggtgaactgacttttataatcgaaaaatgttgcggttaagcaagagtcgccaccgacttttattttatccaaacaagttagaaaggctaaaagaaacagaaaaaaaccttttagagaaaacagggttcggggggtaatttatgcaaagggaaggtgtaaggcaccctttgcatccatggttttccatgggctcttaattgctttgctcgtttttgaaaagaaaggtagaagaagaatatggactttagctcgtaaatgagcgtagccattttgaagatttatgagaaagaatatgagaaaacagttttagccagagcaaagcaattaggagcaattaccttaaacttagatgataggtttcttttagcctttcaggatgaaagggtctatccttgccataagagggcaggaagcctttcgtttggaggttgaaaggTCATCacgttatcgttcgccataagactgacccatgccatagagaggcaggtagtctaagggaaggatcagattTTAGGGTTAGACAACTTGCAATTTTCTAATGCACCAAATGCTCATCGCACCATCTTCGAAGAACTCCATGGCCGACCTTGGGAGCAACTCGCTTTTGAATTATGGTTTAATCTGACTGGCGAAAATGCTACCGGTTGGAGGAATCTTcacgcttctcacattcaaaatcccgctatacgttattttcaacgtgtcttgggtaacactatttttgcaagatccaacaaccacaaggtaaaccaaaatgagttACTTTTCTTATTTTGTGCGCTAAATAATATTCGCATCAATGCCGCACCATTtttgctccaacacatccaaggctgcatcaacgcccccgctacaaaccccttcTGTTTTGGCGGCATTATTACCACATTGGCCTATGCCTTAGGCCTCGCTGACGACCTAATCTCCCTTTCCCATCTCATGATGCCTGTTCAGTccctcgatctcacttactgccgtgaCTCTCACTTGGTGTCACCACGTCATGATGGCCGTTAGTCATCAAcaaagttctaattccaaatATCATCCTGCCATGCCCCGAGCAAATCAACATCCATTATATTAAGCGTTGGAAGCTTGTTAATGAaaatcctcaagataaccaacctgaacatcctaatgaGCCGGTGGATGAAATGGAACAAGAGTTCAACCAAGCAGATGCTGATTTCAACCAACCTCAAAATAATCCTCCGCCAATTACTCtcgatgccatgtatgctgcaattcaacgccaAGAGCAACgttttcaagctatgcagacaaatcaaaacaaaacactaaGGCTAATTCGAGAaatgcaacaagagcaccgtgactacgCTATTAGGACCGAAGGCCACTACACagaaattgctacacaattgaaTGATCTCAACCTTCGTGCAAATGGCTCTCCCACTGATAGACTTCGACGTGTTCGTataagaggcgcaagcagttctcgcaaccgcaacaacGAGGAGTAGTTCCTATGCAATGAGGACACTGCATcgtttaagtctgggggagtcgtattactcgctttagtattatttttcctttatttcctttccttgtaacgtttcttttcaaattcaataaagcatatttatgaaattttaagtCTTATATGCATATTCCCGTGTCTATTataatttttccattttcttgagccataacaaaaattattTCAACCGATAAACGCATAACCCCGCACGTTCGAGAAGTACGAAGCTACTTACCTTATACATAGAAACCAGAGTAAAGATTCGAGACAATACCCTTATCGTcccgacactctaaaaccccaAAGTATgcataaccgatttgaataccctttataccgaaaccatcgactttaattttgaagtaacccttattagtttattctagcagtcggcaccgtcttagacaccaactacgcagagagtcgatgaatataagtgtatgatccatataataattattatatgatCAATTGCCAATAGAAATgtacctactaagtaaggtgatcctcacacgatcatttaacctaacggtcacaaATCTGAAatattaaaaactcattgttgattggttcagaagttacctggtactgaacttggtaggaaggattACGGTTTGATTCCACACAATCcacaaatgagcgctaaggagtataccacataaatgtgccagaactccttaaaaggatcatagtcactaaccggctactctgctatgtgcgtgtcaagataatgggcttaatgtgattgcacgcGAATGAAACGGGTAAAACAAGGTGACAAGTCAAGGTCGAGCTATGACAGCATGATTCAAATTGGTATGCAtgctgggagttgtttagtgccGCTACTGTAAGTTTATTGCTAAGATTCATCTCATAAGTTTCCGACAAAAACACTCGGTGGCTGAGTACGACCCGAACGACGTGGCGGATATGCATTTCATTTCACTGTCCTCCTGTTTTTATCTTATGTTATTATGCTGGTATTTGCGATATTTCAGGTTTTAAGTTCATATCAAGACTATTAGTGAAATGAAGAAGAAATGGAgcaaaattcattattatttactCTTAAAAGATGCAAGAGAGGTGTTGAAGTAAGAAAgaggtgcaaagaagacccaattaTGCAAAGACCCAATTATGCAAAGATGCaaagcccagcccacgaaggagctggaaAGAACCACTTGAgcacgtggagacgcccgtctccaatgtCTCTCTGCCACGTCACgcaatggagacgcccgtctccaaccgttcctatattttctccacttgagacgcacgtctcaagtccgtTGCCTGGGTCTCCTCAAAAAGTGGAGACGTACGTCTCCGAGTCCCAAGTCAGAACTCCCTACTTTCAAGCAACGTATCTGCATATCCTCGCCTATAAAAGGAGACCGATACCTCAGTTCTCCGGGTCCGGATttttgctaacgaagtgctgccgaatttATTTTCCAAGCATTAATTTCTTTCCTGCATTTTATTTCACCGCTTCTTTTTCTCATAACAATTTGTAcatcggaaattgttgtgaaccttttatagatctagccttacgttagatttatttatttttattttccttgcctTTAAATTTTACGCCTAAtaatttccgaagaacgatccagccgacCTGTggcggaagttcgagtacttcaagatccAGATATATTCTAGATTAATTTTATTCAGGTTATTTATTTATtgcctttatattatttaattgcatgatatattgtatgcctttTAATATGCCTTTCATTATAAACCAAacaaatttatgcatgtttaaccgtatcaatatgtctggctaattagttaagatatcggtatgtaaagtaagttaaccgtggggtcCGAAATAAACtgtcttaattatgttttattaaatatcacttgtttttggttttatgtctaatttaattaatagagtcttaaaatcaatagagcgagagtttgaggttttaaggccgacaaaggttaaaatcaatagagcgaaagtttgagatctttaactggatagtagacataggacattagttttaaggatggcgaaagcgtattaattatttactttcaaaaagtgtttttaaactcgacgcgggatggcgaaagcgtatgttagggaatactaggataaaccgagtcaacagagcgagagtttgagactaggggatttaagtagataacgacttcataaagcaagcattttattaactaagttcttttcaaaaagcttttataaatctaatgggatggcgagagcgtacattatgagttaggatagtggtctaaatcaacagagcgagagtttgagaggaggacttttaatcaactaaattaataaagatttttaatcgaataataccatagccaatggaccatcggatcacctaagttagacgaaatacatactgatatccgttattattatatttcttagaattcacGATTAGCCTTCCCttttagaaacaatcaaaatattagtagccttagctttacatagtaaccttagataacggtagatcgattcatagtccctgtggattcgatatcttttaaaactacacgacacgactgtgcatttgcagttatcagatttatagacacgtaaagtcacgATCCTGGGCTGAGGCCGTTTCGacagtgtcataccctaaaatttgccctcctttTTATCTGGCTTATCGCTTCACAACcatttgcaccatttgcattaaCATTCATTTAGAAAAAAAGAATATACATTACATGTCCATCTGTGCGCATTTTTTTGGGTCGTTTTTTACGATTTAATAATGTTTCCGATTTACTAATCCTTTTggtttactaattttattttaattcaacttaggattaaaattagtaaatcattttgtTACATTATTGTGCTATTTGTATTATTTCTTTATAGGTGCAAATAATAAAGACAGGGTCCATTTAAATTCAATAAAGACTCATTGGGCTCAAGTTTATACTAGGTCCATTATCATTaactaacaacaacaaaaaaccgaAAAAAGGGAGGAGGAGGAGAAAACCCTTATAGAAACCCTTTTCAGCTTCTTGGCTAACCAGTCACGTACAAAAACAAAAAGTCAAACCTTTGTGTCGTACTATGGCATTCAGTGTTGAACCACTATCACCTCTTAACTGAaaacgaatcaaatacaacaccATTACAGATTCTTAAACACATTCCTCAACCTATATGATACTCCATACAGACTAATAGCACAACACAATTTCACTGGATTTTGTATAGTTTCAATTCCACTGTATCTCGTATATCTCGTATAGTTTCTTTTGTgttgtgtttttgcagaaaaaGAAAAATCGTGACGCGAGATTCCgttcaaattcaacaaaaccGTGGCATAAGAGGGATGTAGCAGAGGTGTCGAGAGAACAAATCGAACCATTCCAGGGATCCAAAGGACTCTCGGCATATTCTGAAGTGAGCACACGCATCACAGACATCTAAGGCGGCAACTATCATCGCCCTCGCGTTTACGGTTTGCAAAATATGTTTCAATCTTTCATCTTGCTCATATGTGCATTATAAACGTGTTTTGAACTAACATTCGTGATCGTGATGACCTATAAAGTGTTTCTGGACTCTTTGATTTGAGTTTAAAGGCATGAACAACGAAACACCATTGATAGGTCTCTCGAAGTTTCGAGTTGGGGCTTCTTCTTGGAAGCGAAATTAGCCCTAACAAAGGGCACCACTGTATTCGGTAGTCGATTTCCCATTGATTTATGGTCTTGGCCGGAATTTATTTGCATTATTTTTACGGATTTGATTGATGCAGGTCTATAGTGTCATAAAAAAAACTGTAGGTAAAAGTATTGGTTTTCTTCAAGAAATCAATGGGGAAGACGAAGGCCCTGGGGCGCGTCCCTGTTTTAAATTCATTCCTGGTTAATTTGTTTTCTATATCACCTAGTGCGTGTGACACAATAACAACATAACGGACCCAGCACAGATGGCTAAGGCATTTTGGCAACATGCGAAGGaacctgggttcgattcccaggatttacaattttatttttcaagtaaTTTGATCATGGATCCAGCGCATCTGGCCCTCTCATGTTCACCATGCGCCTGCAATGCTGCACCAGTGGATCGCAGCCAGATTAGATCCAACGTTCCTGATGTAGCAGCGCACCATAGATCCCCACCAGCGCACCACACTGAATCCCAGCTGAGTgtttctaatttttcttttattttttatgacatagtttttttatttaattgtttatttttatccttttaatattctatttcaaccaacttttgtttatatttcccttttcataaaaaaaaca
Encoded proteins:
- the LOC131658699 gene encoding early nodulin-75-like, which encodes MQVSESEPDTPPGYYDMNPPEGEPVPEYEPMPEDNPVPEYEPLPEDEPVPEYEPENPTASQEDQSEDMTDVEPEQQHPAASAESLAPRNAPPRIEHAYHPVTHGQDIDVLQHEVQHMHNQPEHPNEPVDEMEQEFNQADADFNQPQNNPPPITLDAMYAAIQRQEQRFQAMQTNQNKTLRLIREMQQEHRDYAIRTEGHYTEIATQLNDLNLRANGSPTDRLRRVRIRGASSSRNRNNEE